Proteins encoded in a region of the Geobacillus genomosp. 3 genome:
- the xylB gene encoding xylulokinase — protein sequence MAYVIGVDLGTSAVKVLLVDQHGEVRGEWTESYPLYQPHSGYSEQRPDDWVEKTIIALRRVWETAGVSPESIVGLSFSGQMHGLVLLDGDGNVVRNAILWNDTRTTEECRDIEEKVGRDRLLSIAKNEALEGFTLPKLLWVKRHEPELYERARVFLLPKDYVRFRLTGHMAMDVSDAAGTLLFDIETKTWSEAIAQAVGVDLSLCPPLVEATACVGTLRPEVAEQTGLPASVKVFAGGADNACGAIGAGILAEGRMLSSIGTSGVVLAYEQSGEKDFAGKVHYFNHAEPSAYYIMGVTLAAGYSFDWWKRTFAEDVPFAEIVQRAAASPVGANGLLFTPYLVGERTPYADADIRGSFIGVDSRQTKWDFARAVMEGITFSLNESVEIIKASGKTIDSVVSIGGGAKSAEWLQIQADIFGLPVEKLKNEQGPGLGAAMIAACGVGWFESLKQCADVFKQVEAVVEPRPDAAAKYKELFAIYRQVYPHTKELAKRLKAFRP from the coding sequence TTGGCGTACGTCATTGGCGTTGATTTAGGAACGAGTGCCGTCAAAGTGCTGCTTGTCGACCAACACGGCGAGGTGAGAGGGGAATGGACCGAGTCCTATCCCCTCTACCAGCCGCATTCCGGCTATAGCGAGCAGCGCCCGGACGATTGGGTGGAGAAAACGATCATCGCGCTGCGCCGCGTGTGGGAGACGGCGGGCGTTTCCCCGGAGTCGATCGTCGGCTTGAGTTTTTCCGGACAAATGCACGGGCTCGTGCTGCTTGATGGCGATGGAAATGTGGTGCGCAATGCGATTTTGTGGAATGACACCCGCACGACGGAAGAGTGCCGGGACATTGAAGAAAAGGTCGGCCGCGATCGGCTGCTGTCGATTGCCAAAAATGAAGCGCTTGAAGGATTCACCTTGCCGAAGCTTCTTTGGGTGAAACGGCACGAGCCGGAGCTGTACGAGCGGGCGCGGGTGTTTTTGTTGCCGAAAGATTATGTCCGCTTCCGTTTGACCGGACACATGGCCATGGATGTGTCTGACGCGGCGGGGACGCTGCTGTTTGATATTGAAACGAAAACGTGGAGCGAGGCGATCGCCCAAGCGGTTGGCGTCGATCTTTCGCTTTGCCCGCCGTTGGTTGAGGCGACGGCATGCGTCGGGACGCTCCGTCCGGAGGTGGCTGAGCAGACCGGGCTGCCGGCATCGGTGAAGGTGTTCGCCGGCGGGGCGGACAACGCGTGCGGCGCAATTGGCGCCGGCATTTTGGCGGAAGGCCGCATGTTGTCAAGCATCGGCACGTCCGGCGTCGTGCTGGCCTATGAACAAAGCGGGGAAAAAGACTTCGCTGGAAAAGTGCATTACTTCAACCACGCTGAACCGAGCGCCTACTACATTATGGGGGTGACGCTGGCAGCGGGCTACAGTTTTGACTGGTGGAAGCGGACGTTTGCCGAGGATGTGCCGTTTGCCGAGATCGTCCAGCGCGCCGCTGCATCGCCGGTCGGCGCAAACGGGTTGTTGTTTACGCCGTATTTGGTTGGCGAGCGGACGCCTTATGCCGATGCCGATATTCGCGGGTCGTTTATCGGCGTTGATTCGCGGCAGACGAAATGGGATTTTGCCCGCGCGGTTATGGAAGGGATTACGTTCTCGCTCAACGAGTCGGTGGAGATCATCAAAGCGAGCGGCAAAACGATCGACTCGGTCGTCTCGATCGGCGGCGGGGCGAAAAGCGCCGAGTGGCTGCAAATCCAAGCCGATATTTTCGGCCTCCCGGTCGAGAAGCTGAAAAACGAACAAGGGCCAGGGCTGGGCGCCGCGATGATCGCCGCGTGCGGCGTCGGTTGGTTCGAGTCGCTCAAACAGTGCGCCGATGTGTTCAAACAAGTCGAAGCCGTCGTCGAACCGCGGCCGGATGCGGCGGCGAAATACAAAGAACTGTTTGCGATTTATCGCCAAGTATATCCGCATACAAAAGAGCTGGCGAAACGGTTAAAGGCGTTTCGGCCGTGA
- the xylA gene encoding xylose isomerase, translating into MAYFPNIGTIPYEGPESRNPLAFKFYNPDEKVGGKTMEEHLRFSVAYWHTFTGDGSDPFGVGNMIRPWDKYSGMDLAKARVEAAFELFEKLNVPFFCFHDVDIAPEGETLSETYKNLDEIVDMIEEYMKTSKTKLLWNTANLFSHPRFVHGAATSCNADVFAYAAAKVKKGLEIAKRLGAENYVFWGGREGYETLLNTDMKLELDNLARFFHMAVDYAKEIGFDGQFLIEPKPKEPTKHQYDFDVATALAFLQTYGLKDHFKFNIEANHATLAGHTFEHELRVARIHGMLGSVDANQGDTLLGWDTDEFPTDLYATTLAMYEILQNGGLGRGGLNFDAKVRRGSFEPEDLFYAHIAGMDSFAIGLKVAHRLLEDRVFEQFIEERYKSYTEGIGREIVDGTADFKKLEEYALQLGDIRNTSGRLERLKTLLNQYLLEVSVPSVSRS; encoded by the coding sequence ATGGCATATTTCCCGAATATCGGCACTATTCCATATGAAGGACCGGAGTCGCGCAATCCGTTGGCGTTTAAGTTTTATAATCCGGATGAAAAAGTCGGCGGCAAAACGATGGAGGAGCATTTGCGCTTTTCGGTGGCGTATTGGCATACGTTTACCGGGGACGGGTCGGATCCGTTTGGCGTCGGCAATATGATTCGTCCGTGGGACAAATATAGCGGCATGGACTTGGCCAAGGCGCGCGTGGAGGCGGCGTTTGAGCTGTTTGAAAAGCTGAATGTTCCATTTTTCTGCTTCCATGACGTCGACATTGCGCCGGAAGGGGAAACGCTCAGCGAGACGTACAAAAACTTAGATGAAATTGTTGATATGATTGAAGAGTACATGAAAACAAGCAAAACGAAGCTGCTGTGGAATACGGCGAACTTGTTCAGCCATCCGCGCTTCGTTCATGGGGCGGCGACGTCGTGCAACGCCGATGTGTTCGCTTATGCGGCGGCAAAAGTGAAAAAAGGACTCGAGATCGCCAAACGGCTCGGGGCGGAAAACTATGTGTTTTGGGGCGGTCGGGAAGGATATGAGACGCTCTTGAATACGGATATGAAGCTCGAACTTGACAACTTGGCCCGTTTCTTCCATATGGCGGTTGATTATGCGAAAGAAATCGGCTTTGACGGCCAGTTTTTGATCGAGCCGAAGCCGAAAGAGCCGACGAAGCATCAATACGATTTTGATGTCGCAACGGCGTTGGCATTTTTGCAGACGTACGGGTTGAAAGATCATTTCAAATTCAATATCGAAGCGAACCATGCGACATTGGCCGGGCATACGTTTGAACATGAGCTGCGCGTCGCCCGCATTCATGGCATGCTTGGCTCGGTTGACGCCAACCAGGGCGATACGCTGCTTGGCTGGGATACGGATGAGTTCCCGACGGATTTGTATGCGACGACGTTGGCGATGTATGAAATTTTGCAAAACGGCGGCCTTGGGCGCGGCGGCTTGAACTTTGATGCGAAAGTGCGGAGAGGCTCGTTTGAACCGGAAGATTTGTTCTACGCCCATATCGCCGGGATGGACAGCTTTGCGATCGGGTTGAAAGTCGCGCACCGCTTGTTGGAAGACCGCGTGTTTGAACAGTTCATCGAGGAGCGGTACAAAAGCTATACGGAAGGCATTGGCCGCGAAATCGTCGACGGAACGGCCGATTTCAAAAAGCTTGAAGAATATGCGCTGCAGCTCGGTGACATTCGCAATACGTCCGGCCGTCTTGAGCGCTTGAAAACGCTGCTCAACCAATATTTGTTGGAAGTCAGCGTGCCGAGCGTATCCCGTTCGTGA
- a CDS encoding glycoside hydrolase family 43 protein, whose product MIKIKNPILTGFHPDPSICRVGDDYYIAVSTFEWFPGVRIYHSKDLKNWRLVARPLNRLSQLNMIGNPDSGGIWAPHLSYNDGKFWLIYTDVKVVEGHWKDGHNYLVTCDTIDGEWSDPIYLNSSGFDPSLFHDEDGRKYLVNMYWDHRVGHHPFYGIVLQEYSVEQKKLVGEPKIIFKGTDLRITEGPHLYKINGYYYLLTAEGGTRYNHAATIARSTSLYGPYEVHPDNPLITSWPYPRNPLQKAGHASIVHTHTDEWFLVHLTGRPLPREGHPLLEHRGYCPLGRETAIQRLEWRNGWPYVVGGNGPSVEIDGPNVEEVPWEKDYDEKDDFDGDTLNHHFQTLRIPLGEDIATLKARPGHLRLYGRESLTSRFTQAFVARRWQHFYFIAETKVAFRPTTFQQSAGLVNYYNTQNWTTLQITWHEEKGRILELMACDHLMVDQPLRGQEIVVPDDVEYVYLRVTVQATTYRYSYSFDGIDWIDLPVTFESYKLSDDYIRSRAAFTGAFVGMHCRDGSGQNNYADFDYFLYKEL is encoded by the coding sequence ATGATCAAAATCAAAAATCCTATTTTAACCGGTTTCCATCCCGATCCGTCCATTTGCCGGGTGGGAGATGACTATTACATTGCGGTTTCCACGTTTGAGTGGTTTCCGGGGGTGAGAATTTACCACTCGAAAGATTTAAAGAATTGGCGTTTGGTGGCAAGGCCGTTGAATCGGTTAAGCCAATTGAACATGATTGGAAACCCGGATTCCGGAGGGATTTGGGCTCCGCATTTGTCGTATAATGATGGGAAGTTTTGGCTTATTTATACAGATGTGAAAGTTGTCGAAGGCCATTGGAAAGACGGCCATAACTATCTTGTGACGTGCGACACGATTGATGGCGAATGGTCGGATCCGATTTATTTAAATAGCTCCGGATTTGACCCATCTCTTTTTCACGATGAGGATGGAAGAAAGTATTTAGTTAACATGTATTGGGATCATCGGGTTGGTCATCATCCGTTTTATGGCATTGTGCTTCAAGAATACAGTGTTGAACAGAAAAAATTAGTTGGCGAGCCGAAAATTATTTTCAAAGGAACGGACTTAAGAATTACAGAAGGACCGCATTTGTACAAAATCAACGGCTATTATTATTTGCTGACGGCGGAAGGGGGAACGCGGTACAACCATGCGGCAACGATTGCCCGCTCGACTTCTCTCTACGGTCCGTATGAGGTGCATCCGGATAACCCGCTGATTACGTCGTGGCCTTATCCACGCAATCCGTTGCAAAAGGCCGGCCATGCGTCGATTGTTCACACCCATACGGATGAATGGTTTCTCGTTCATTTGACCGGCCGGCCGCTGCCGAGGGAAGGGCACCCGTTGCTGGAACATCGCGGCTACTGTCCGCTTGGGCGAGAAACGGCGATTCAACGGCTTGAATGGAGGAACGGATGGCCTTATGTAGTTGGGGGGAACGGGCCTTCGGTAGAAATCGATGGCCCGAACGTTGAGGAAGTTCCGTGGGAAAAAGACTATGATGAAAAGGATGATTTTGACGGTGATACATTAAATCACCATTTTCAAACATTGCGAATTCCATTAGGGGAGGACATTGCCACCTTAAAGGCTCGTCCTGGACATTTGCGGCTGTACGGGCGGGAATCGCTCACTTCCCGGTTTACGCAGGCGTTTGTGGCGAGACGATGGCAACATTTTTACTTTATTGCGGAGACGAAAGTCGCGTTTCGTCCAACGACCTTTCAACAATCGGCTGGGCTAGTGAACTACTACAACACGCAAAACTGGACGACGCTTCAGATAACATGGCATGAGGAAAAAGGACGGATTCTTGAATTAATGGCATGCGACCATCTCATGGTTGATCAACCGTTGCGGGGACAGGAGATTGTCGTTCCTGATGACGTTGAGTATGTGTATTTACGGGTAACCGTGCAAGCGACAACATACAGATATTCTTATTCTTTCGATGGAATTGATTGGATTGATCTTCCCGTCACTTTCGAATCATATAAACTATCAGACGACTATATCAGAAGCCGCGCTGCGTTTACTGGCGCCTTTGTCGGCATGCATTGCCGGGACGGTTCAGGACAAAACAACTACGCGGACTTTGACTATTTTTTGTACAAAGAATTATAG
- the gucD gene encoding alpha-ketoglutaric semialdehyde dehydrogenase GucD, translating into MAVQTEIKTYLNYINGSWVSSVSNQVEPSLNPANRHDIVGYVQRSALEDVNAAVAAAKQAQASWRKRSGVERGEYLYKAARLLEQRLDDIAETMTREMGKTLAEAKGETMRGVHILRYYAGEGARKVGDVIPSSDSEGLMFTTRVPLGVVGVISPWNFPVAIPIWKMAPALVYGNTVVLKPASETAVTAAKVIECFHEAGFPNGVVNMVCGSGSVVGQGIANHPDIGGVTFTGSNAVGKQVGRAAFERGAKYQLEMGGKNPVIVAKDADLDLAVEGTISGGLRSTGQKCTATSRVFIEKEVYEPFKAKLLERVQQLKIGNGLDADTWMGPCASESQLNTVLSYIEKGKAEGAKLLYGGKRCLDGELANGFYVEPTIFEEVDLQMTIAREEIFGPVLALIPVDSIEEAIRLANDTEYGLSASLYTKNIGNALQFIQDIEAGLIKVNAETAGVEFQAPFGGMKQSSSHSREQGQAAIEFFTSIKTVFVKASE; encoded by the coding sequence ATGGCAGTCCAAACCGAAATCAAAACATATTTGAACTACATTAACGGCAGCTGGGTGAGTTCTGTAAGCAACCAAGTCGAACCGAGCCTCAACCCGGCGAATCGGCATGACATTGTCGGGTATGTCCAACGTTCGGCGCTGGAAGATGTAAATGCCGCTGTAGCCGCAGCAAAACAAGCGCAGGCATCGTGGCGGAAGCGTTCCGGGGTTGAGAGAGGAGAGTATTTGTATAAGGCTGCTCGCCTTTTGGAACAGCGCCTTGACGACATTGCCGAAACGATGACAAGAGAAATGGGGAAGACACTTGCGGAAGCCAAAGGGGAAACGATGCGGGGCGTCCATATTTTGCGTTACTATGCCGGCGAAGGGGCGCGGAAAGTAGGGGATGTGATCCCATCGAGCGACAGTGAAGGGTTGATGTTTACGACCCGCGTTCCGCTTGGGGTTGTCGGGGTCATCTCGCCATGGAATTTCCCTGTCGCCATTCCCATCTGGAAAATGGCGCCGGCGCTTGTCTACGGGAATACAGTCGTGTTAAAACCGGCAAGTGAAACGGCGGTGACCGCGGCGAAGGTGATCGAGTGCTTCCACGAAGCCGGTTTCCCGAACGGGGTCGTCAATATGGTGTGCGGTTCCGGATCGGTCGTTGGCCAAGGGATTGCGAATCATCCCGATATTGGCGGCGTGACGTTCACCGGCTCGAATGCCGTCGGAAAACAAGTCGGAAGAGCTGCGTTTGAGCGCGGGGCGAAATACCAGCTTGAGATGGGCGGAAAAAATCCGGTCATTGTGGCCAAAGACGCCGATTTGGATTTGGCGGTCGAAGGAACGATCAGCGGCGGGTTGCGTTCGACGGGGCAAAAATGCACCGCGACGAGCCGTGTCTTCATCGAGAAGGAAGTGTATGAGCCGTTTAAAGCGAAACTTCTGGAACGGGTCCAACAGCTGAAAATCGGCAATGGCCTGGATGCGGACACATGGATGGGGCCGTGCGCCAGCGAGTCGCAATTGAATACGGTTCTTTCCTATATTGAAAAAGGGAAAGCGGAAGGGGCGAAGCTCCTTTACGGTGGAAAAAGATGCCTTGATGGCGAACTGGCCAACGGTTTTTACGTTGAGCCGACGATTTTTGAAGAGGTCGACCTTCAAATGACGATTGCCCGCGAAGAGATCTTTGGCCCGGTATTGGCGTTGATTCCGGTCGACAGCATTGAAGAGGCGATTCGGCTCGCCAACGATACAGAATACGGGTTGAGCGCCTCGCTTTATACGAAAAATATCGGGAATGCGCTGCAGTTCATTCAAGACATCGAGGCCGGGCTCATTAAAGTCAACGCGGAGACGGCAGGAGTCGAGTTTCAAGCGCCGTTTGGCGGCATGAAGCAATCGAGCTCCCATTCGCGGGAACAAGGGCAGGCAGCGATTGAGTTTTTCACATCGATTAAAACGGTATTTGTGAAAGCCAGTGAGTAA
- a CDS encoding fumarylacetoacetate hydrolase family protein, producing the protein MRIIRYLEGAEVTLAAVTDDNTVHPLPFRDLMEVVREAKHRQMSTVSYIQTLISGKQGIHKEIGELNLLVPIVAPEVWASGVTYEKSRKARNYETVEKAAGQETCYDRVYNAERPELFLKSTAARTIGPNDPVYLRSDSNWQIPEPELGLVLTQEGEIVGYTIGNDMSCRDIEGENPLYLPQAKIWKHSCAIGPAIRLAETVEAPYNLQLTCRIYRNGQLVVEESANTRQLKRTYDELVSFLIRDNEAFDGTVLLTGTCIVPPNQFTLQEGDRIEIEIPEIGVLSNPVQSLIRQTIIHQ; encoded by the coding sequence ATGAGAATTATTCGTTATCTCGAGGGAGCAGAAGTGACATTGGCTGCGGTCACCGATGACAATACCGTGCATCCGCTCCCGTTTCGCGATTTGATGGAAGTGGTTCGCGAGGCAAAACATCGCCAAATGTCGACCGTCAGCTATATTCAAACGTTGATTAGCGGAAAACAAGGGATCCACAAAGAGATAGGGGAATTGAATTTGCTTGTGCCGATTGTCGCCCCTGAGGTGTGGGCGTCGGGCGTCACCTACGAGAAAAGCCGCAAGGCAAGAAACTATGAAACGGTCGAAAAGGCAGCGGGCCAGGAAACGTGCTATGACCGGGTGTACAACGCCGAAAGGCCGGAACTCTTTTTGAAATCGACCGCGGCGCGTACGATTGGCCCGAATGACCCCGTGTATTTGCGCAGCGACTCCAACTGGCAAATTCCGGAGCCGGAACTTGGACTGGTGCTCACCCAAGAAGGGGAAATCGTCGGGTATACGATTGGAAACGACATGAGCTGCCGGGATATCGAGGGGGAAAATCCATTGTACTTGCCGCAGGCAAAAATATGGAAACATTCGTGCGCCATCGGGCCGGCGATCCGCCTGGCGGAGACAGTGGAAGCCCCGTATAACCTGCAGCTGACTTGCCGCATTTACCGCAACGGCCAACTTGTCGTTGAAGAAAGCGCCAATACAAGACAGTTGAAACGAACATACGATGAACTAGTATCTTTCTTGATTCGCGATAATGAAGCGTTTGACGGCACGGTATTGTTAACGGGAACGTGCATCGTTCCCCCGAATCAGTTCACCCTCCAAGAGGGGGATCGGATCGAAATCGAGATTCCTGAAATTGGAGTGCTGTCCAATCCAGTCCAATCGCTGATTCGCCAAACGATCATTCATCAATAA
- a CDS encoding dihydroxy-acid dehydratase encodes MSTVRYPYIECKVNPYRDNVQGKANEPICVAGLLDRAKQILGPELKGLQPDWTLEEIYDRLHHNAPRIAIIGGSPDHPAHIMDFQTIARAAIRIWQNGGVPFQFSTPVMCDGTAQSNQGMSYSLQSRNAVAQMIVNQLEAHSYHGVFVIQGCDKQPLGVVSALAHLDRVRRERGEPPFFATFAPAHVLKGGTIPPKLYAELEEAARRAELAGEEDIAYDLRDALAYILQCSSNTAFQGVLERARGKGIITKEQHEDYEKRLAVATCDSQGGVCAFNGTGNSSRHLIAGLGLIHPALELLSAPPTQEQINMALDSLAQLMNDPVYGVANIMAANIKNAIRIHSATGGSTNIMMHIVAAMLYGGYQFDLWEYDRIHHEVPVPDLFDYSLTEGRDIFALAVQCCSGKIRGMETVFHELMNNGVPMDVDAPTVTGTTWRERLSVNQAQLSAQNVEHNPVILSKPRRPFSGVDVLSGNFFESAVVKISGMATKQIDEFDKKVAFVLYYENEDDANEGLLDVQLLEKIKQNRCFHHQSLLAALKHNAPHLFEPLKDHEYDDLFDAMAREGALKIAVVIAGQGPEAFGMPEMFTPMQHINANRQLKRIATLISDGRYSGVTYGAAIGHMTPEAIRGGGILYLKTGDILYIGLRERKIELVNEWAFRNGTLRFEFESIKQERTEIANQRVAAMRKRQRRIAASNRLIGHTDAAHGVVPLPIAEEAVYDYKKDVVLPTVKRS; translated from the coding sequence GTGTCAACTGTTAGGTACCCTTATATTGAATGTAAAGTTAACCCATACCGCGACAACGTCCAAGGGAAGGCCAACGAGCCGATATGCGTCGCCGGGCTGCTCGACCGTGCGAAACAAATTTTAGGCCCTGAACTAAAAGGGCTGCAACCAGACTGGACGCTGGAGGAAATCTATGACCGGCTGCACCACAATGCCCCCCGGATTGCGATTATTGGCGGGTCGCCTGACCATCCGGCCCACATTATGGATTTTCAGACGATCGCCCGGGCAGCGATTCGCATTTGGCAAAATGGCGGCGTGCCGTTTCAATTTTCGACACCGGTCATGTGCGACGGAACGGCGCAAAGCAACCAAGGCATGAGCTATTCGCTGCAAAGCCGCAACGCCGTGGCGCAAATGATTGTAAACCAGCTGGAAGCGCACAGCTACCACGGGGTGTTTGTCATTCAAGGGTGTGACAAGCAGCCGCTTGGCGTAGTCAGCGCGTTGGCCCATCTTGACCGCGTCCGCCGCGAGCGGGGAGAACCGCCTTTCTTTGCGACATTTGCACCGGCCCATGTATTAAAAGGCGGCACGATTCCGCCTAAGTTGTATGCCGAGCTCGAGGAAGCCGCCCGGCGGGCGGAACTCGCCGGGGAAGAAGACATTGCGTATGACTTGCGGGATGCGCTCGCCTATATTTTGCAATGCTCTTCCAACACAGCATTCCAAGGGGTGCTCGAACGGGCGAGAGGCAAAGGCATCATCACGAAAGAACAGCACGAAGACTATGAAAAACGGTTGGCGGTAGCGACATGCGACAGCCAAGGCGGGGTGTGCGCCTTTAACGGAACCGGCAACAGCTCCCGGCATTTGATCGCCGGATTGGGATTGATTCATCCTGCCTTGGAATTGCTCTCCGCCCCGCCGACGCAGGAACAAATAAATATGGCGTTGGACAGCCTCGCCCAGCTAATGAACGATCCGGTGTATGGAGTGGCCAATATTATGGCGGCCAACATCAAAAACGCGATTCGCATTCACAGCGCCACCGGCGGATCGACGAACATTATGATGCATATTGTGGCGGCTATGCTTTATGGGGGCTATCAGTTCGATCTGTGGGAGTATGATCGCATCCACCATGAAGTGCCGGTGCCGGATTTATTTGACTACAGTTTAACGGAAGGAAGAGACATTTTCGCACTGGCTGTTCAGTGCTGCAGTGGGAAGATCCGGGGAATGGAAACAGTCTTTCACGAGTTGATGAACAATGGGGTGCCGATGGATGTGGATGCTCCGACGGTAACCGGAACGACATGGCGGGAAAGACTGTCTGTCAACCAAGCGCAGCTGTCGGCGCAAAACGTCGAGCACAACCCGGTCATCTTATCCAAACCGAGACGGCCGTTTAGCGGGGTCGACGTGTTGTCAGGCAACTTCTTTGAAAGTGCGGTAGTGAAAATCAGCGGCATGGCGACGAAACAAATTGATGAGTTTGACAAGAAAGTCGCCTTTGTCCTGTATTACGAGAACGAAGACGATGCCAACGAGGGGCTGCTTGATGTTCAGTTGTTGGAAAAAATCAAACAAAACCGCTGTTTTCACCATCAAAGCTTGCTCGCCGCCTTGAAACATAACGCGCCGCATTTGTTTGAACCATTGAAAGATCATGAATATGACGACCTGTTTGATGCGATGGCAAGGGAAGGGGCGCTGAAAATCGCGGTTGTGATCGCCGGCCAGGGGCCAGAGGCATTTGGCATGCCGGAAATGTTCACCCCGATGCAGCATATTAACGCGAACAGACAGCTAAAACGGATCGCGACGCTGATTAGCGACGGGCGGTATTCAGGCGTCACGTACGGGGCGGCCATCGGACATATGACGCCGGAAGCCATTCGCGGCGGAGGCATTTTGTATTTAAAAACGGGGGATATTCTCTACATTGGCCTTCGTGAGCGGAAGATCGAATTGGTCAACGAATGGGCGTTCCGAAATGGAACCCTACGGTTCGAGTTTGAATCGATCAAGCAGGAAAGAACGGAAATCGCCAACCAACGCGTAGCGGCAATGCGCAAGCGCCAACGGCGGATTGCGGCGAGCAACCGGTTGATCGGGCATACCGACGCCGCCCATGGGGTTGTTCCGCTTCCGATTGCCGAAGAGGCGGTGTATGACTATAAAAAGGATGTTGTCCTTCCTACAGTCAAACGATCATAA
- a CDS encoding aldo/keto reductase, whose product MLEHLQSTTTLHNGVKMPWLGLGVFLVKDGEEVINAVKTALEVGYRSIDTAAIYGNEQGVGKAIAESGIPRDELFITTKVWNADHGYESTLAAFDESIKKLGLDYLDLYLIHWPLPSRGKYVETWRALEKLYKDGLVRAIGVSNFKIHHLEEIMANCEIKPMVNQVEYHPRFNQKELHDFCKSHGIQLEAWSPLMQGRLLDDPVLVEIANKYNKSAAQVIIRWDLQTGVVTIPKSVKPHRIAENADVFDFELSQEDMDKINALNQNKRMFADPDEFDKV is encoded by the coding sequence ATGTTGGAACATTTACAAAGTACAACAACATTGCATAATGGTGTAAAAATGCCTTGGTTAGGGTTAGGAGTGTTTCTAGTAAAAGACGGGGAAGAGGTTATAAATGCAGTAAAAACAGCTCTTGAGGTCGGTTATCGGAGTATTGATACAGCTGCGATTTACGGAAATGAACAGGGAGTTGGGAAGGCCATTGCCGAGTCAGGTATTCCTCGCGATGAATTATTTATTACAACGAAAGTTTGGAATGCAGATCATGGCTACGAATCTACATTAGCTGCTTTTGATGAAAGTATAAAAAAACTAGGATTAGACTATTTAGACTTGTATTTAATTCATTGGCCGTTACCCTCTCGGGGAAAATATGTTGAAACATGGAGAGCGCTTGAGAAACTTTATAAGGATGGGCTTGTTCGCGCCATTGGTGTGAGCAATTTTAAGATTCATCATCTAGAAGAAATTATGGCAAACTGTGAAATTAAACCGATGGTCAATCAAGTAGAGTACCATCCACGGTTTAACCAAAAGGAGCTACATGATTTTTGTAAAAGTCATGGTATACAGCTTGAAGCGTGGTCACCGTTAATGCAAGGAAGACTTCTTGACGATCCCGTGTTAGTTGAAATTGCAAATAAATACAATAAATCAGCCGCACAGGTCATCATCCGCTGGGATTTACAAACCGGGGTAGTCACCATTCCAAAATCCGTGAAACCTCACCGTATTGCAGAAAATGCGGATGTCTTTGATTTTGAGCTTTCGCAGGAAGATATGGATAAAATAAATGCTCTTAATCAGAACAAACGTATGTTTGCAGATCCTGATGAATTCGACAAAGTATAA